In a single window of the Rhodopirellula bahusiensis genome:
- the groL gene encoding chaperonin GroEL (60 kDa chaperone family; promotes refolding of misfolded polypeptides especially under stressful conditions; forms two stacked rings of heptamers to form a barrel-shaped 14mer; ends can be capped by GroES; misfolded proteins enter the barrel where they are refolded when GroES binds) yields the protein MAKQLLFDDHARARMLAGVEKLAKAVATTMGPTGRNVIIDKSFGGPTVTKDGVTVAKEIELEDRFENMGAKLVIEVAQKTSDLAGDGTTTATVLARAIFKEGLRNIVAGSNPTAIRRGIEKAVEAACGQLVEMGRPVSGKQEVAHVGAISANNDNVIGELLADALERVGKDGVITVEEGKSRTTEVEYVDGMQFDKGYVSPYFITDSGSMEASLEDALVLLYEKKVSNIRDLVPLLEKTAQTGQPLLIIAEDVDAEALTLLVVNKLRGTLNVCAVKAPGFGDRRKSMLGDIATLTGGTLISEDLGMQLENVTLEHLGRAKKVTVDKSNTTIVEGAGKREDIDKRVAQIRAQIEQTDSDYDKEKFQERLAKLAGGVAVISVGAETEAEMKQTKARLEDALHATRAAVEEGILPGGGVALVHCREAVEAAKKKAKGDEKIGVDIVLGALDAPMRQIADNGGIDGSVVVDEVLQKNNPKIGFNAHTGEYTDMVKAGVIDPVKVVRTALTNAASIAGLLLTTEALVTNFEQEDKDKRPVEGMVS from the coding sequence GTGGCAAAACAATTGCTTTTTGACGATCACGCTCGGGCCCGCATGTTGGCCGGCGTGGAAAAACTGGCCAAGGCCGTCGCAACGACGATGGGTCCTACAGGCCGGAATGTGATCATCGATAAATCCTTCGGTGGTCCAACCGTGACCAAAGACGGTGTGACCGTCGCCAAGGAAATCGAACTCGAAGACCGCTTCGAGAACATGGGTGCCAAACTCGTCATCGAAGTTGCTCAAAAGACAAGCGACTTGGCTGGCGACGGAACCACCACCGCAACCGTTCTCGCTCGTGCCATCTTCAAAGAAGGCCTTCGAAACATCGTTGCCGGCAGCAACCCAACCGCGATCCGTCGCGGGATCGAAAAGGCTGTCGAAGCCGCTTGCGGTCAACTGGTTGAAATGGGACGCCCTGTCAGCGGCAAACAAGAAGTCGCTCACGTCGGTGCGATCTCGGCCAACAACGACAACGTGATCGGCGAATTGCTCGCTGACGCTTTGGAACGAGTCGGCAAAGACGGTGTCATCACCGTCGAAGAAGGCAAGAGCCGCACCACCGAAGTCGAATACGTCGACGGGATGCAGTTCGATAAAGGCTACGTTTCGCCTTACTTCATCACCGATTCCGGATCGATGGAAGCGAGCCTCGAAGACGCACTCGTGTTGCTGTACGAAAAGAAGGTCAGCAACATTCGCGACCTCGTGCCATTGCTCGAGAAGACCGCTCAAACCGGTCAGCCATTGTTGATCATCGCCGAAGACGTCGACGCGGAAGCATTGACGTTGTTGGTGGTCAACAAACTGCGTGGCACGCTCAACGTGTGTGCGGTCAAGGCTCCTGGCTTTGGCGATCGTCGCAAATCGATGCTCGGCGATATCGCCACATTGACCGGCGGTACGCTGATCAGCGAAGACCTCGGCATGCAGCTCGAAAACGTTACCCTGGAACACCTCGGTCGCGCGAAGAAGGTCACCGTCGACAAGTCGAACACGACAATCGTCGAAGGTGCTGGCAAACGCGAAGACATCGACAAGCGTGTCGCTCAAATCCGCGCTCAAATCGAGCAAACGGACAGCGATTACGACAAGGAAAAGTTCCAAGAGCGTTTGGCCAAACTGGCCGGCGGTGTGGCTGTCATCAGTGTCGGTGCCGAAACCGAAGCTGAAATGAAGCAAACCAAGGCTCGCTTGGAAGACGCTTTGCACGCAACTCGCGCTGCAGTCGAAGAAGGCATTCTGCCCGGTGGCGGTGTCGCTTTGGTTCACTGCCGCGAAGCAGTCGAAGCAGCCAAGAAGAAGGCCAAGGGCGACGAGAAAATCGGCGTCGACATTGTCCTGGGTGCTCTCGACGCTCCCATGCGTCAGATCGCCGACAACGGCGGCATCGACGGTAGCGTCGTGGTGGATGAAGTCCTGCAGAAGAACAATCCTAAAATCGGTTTCAACGCTCACACGGGCGAATACACCGACATGGTCAAAGCAGGCGTCATCGATCCCGTCAAAGTGGTTCGCACCGCATTGACCAACGCTGCCAGCATCGCAGGCTTGTTGCTCACGACCGAAGCCTTGGTCACGAACTTCGAGCAAGAAGACAAGGACAAACGTCCGGTTGAAGGCATGGTTAGCTGA
- a CDS encoding FmdB family zinc ribbon protein: MPTYDYLCEACGHELEVFQGINDEVLKKCPECKKNKLQRQFGTGAAIVFKGSGFYQTDYRSESYKKGQNADKPKSESKSDGKKGDSTAKKSTPKSKD, encoded by the coding sequence ATGCCGACTTACGATTATTTGTGTGAAGCTTGTGGTCACGAGTTGGAAGTGTTCCAAGGCATCAACGACGAAGTGCTGAAAAAGTGCCCGGAATGCAAGAAGAACAAACTGCAACGACAGTTTGGAACCGGGGCTGCGATTGTGTTCAAAGGCAGCGGTTTCTATCAAACCGACTACCGAAGCGAGAGCTACAAGAAAGGTCAGAACGCCGACAAACCCAAGTCGGAATCCAAAAGCGATGGCAAGAAAGGCGACAGCACGGCAAAGAAGTCCACGCCAAAGTCCAAGGACTGA
- a CDS encoding nucleotide exchange factor GrpE has product MNEQPNEELQSEDEQLDSQVDASLENETAANDEAFAEAGEETRDEEMIRLRGEVEDASKRVLQAQAEAENFRKRLRRDTEDQLKFAGMPLVTDILQVRDNLLRAIDAANSAGNGESAAGLTEGVSMVCKQLDDVLAKHAIKEIPAEGELFDPNFHEAISQMPHPEIASGMVAHVATPGFQMHDRVVRPAQVVVSTGDGSA; this is encoded by the coding sequence ATGAACGAACAACCCAACGAAGAACTTCAATCCGAAGACGAACAGCTCGATTCACAAGTCGACGCTTCGCTTGAAAACGAAACCGCAGCCAACGACGAAGCATTCGCGGAAGCCGGTGAGGAAACTCGCGACGAAGAAATGATCCGTCTGCGAGGCGAAGTGGAAGACGCCAGCAAACGCGTTCTGCAAGCCCAAGCCGAAGCGGAGAACTTCCGCAAACGCTTGCGCCGCGACACGGAAGATCAACTGAAGTTTGCCGGCATGCCTCTGGTCACCGACATCCTACAAGTCCGAGACAACTTGCTGCGAGCGATCGATGCAGCCAACTCCGCTGGCAACGGCGAATCCGCGGCCGGACTGACCGAAGGCGTGTCGATGGTCTGCAAACAGCTTGACGACGTGTTGGCCAAACACGCGATCAAAGAGATCCCTGCGGAAGGCGAACTGTTCGACCCGAATTTCCACGAAGCCATCTCACAGATGCCTCATCCCGAAATCGCATCGGGCATGGTGGCTCACGTCGCAACACCTGGGTTTCAAATGCACGACCGAGTTGTGCGTCCGGCTCAGGTCGTCGTCAGCACCGGTGACGGATCCGCGTGA
- a CDS encoding MBL fold metallo-hydrolase encodes MDVLCLQSGSSGNCVFVDTGSECLLFDAGISFRKVQTRLKDAGRDASEIDAIVISHDHRDHIGCLGVLNRKLKVPIHISRRTLRSTERRVPLGPAQDIQHFVPGETFTVGETAIETMPTPHDGVDGAAFTLDNGCSRFGLWTDLGCVFDDLLASVNTLDALLIESNYDESMLAASAYPDFLRDRISGSGGHISNREAAEVISHASDQLQWACLAHLSDENNCPDVVMQTHRECLGDRLHLVCADRHLATQPLKISPSKNRKLTQQMFF; translated from the coding sequence ATGGATGTTCTGTGTTTGCAATCAGGAAGCAGCGGCAACTGTGTCTTTGTCGACACGGGCTCGGAGTGTTTACTCTTCGATGCGGGAATCAGCTTCCGTAAAGTCCAAACCCGCTTGAAAGATGCCGGGCGTGACGCATCGGAAATCGACGCCATTGTGATCTCGCACGATCACCGCGACCACATCGGTTGCTTGGGCGTTTTGAACCGCAAGCTGAAAGTGCCGATTCACATCAGTCGCCGAACCTTGCGATCGACCGAGCGTCGCGTTCCGCTCGGTCCAGCCCAAGACATCCAGCATTTCGTCCCCGGCGAAACGTTCACTGTCGGCGAGACGGCCATCGAAACGATGCCCACACCGCACGACGGTGTCGACGGCGCCGCATTCACGCTCGACAACGGTTGCTCTCGATTTGGATTGTGGACAGATCTGGGCTGCGTCTTCGACGACTTGCTCGCCAGCGTCAACACGCTCGACGCGTTGCTCATCGAAAGCAACTACGACGAAAGCATGTTGGCAGCATCCGCCTACCCCGATTTCCTTCGCGATCGCATCTCAGGATCCGGCGGCCACATCTCGAATCGTGAAGCCGCGGAAGTGATCTCTCACGCCAGCGACCAACTGCAATGGGCATGCTTGGCTCACCTTTCCGACGAAAACAATTGCCCTGACGTGGTGATGCAAACCCATCGCGAATGCCTTGGCGATCGCCTGCATTTGGTCTGCGCTGACCGCCATCTCGCCACTCAGCCGCTGAAGATCTCCCCCTCGAAGAACCGGAAACTCACCCAGCAGATGTTTTTCTAA
- a CDS encoding L-serine ammonia-lyase, iron-sulfur-dependent, subunit alpha, with amino-acid sequence MTVSIFNDVIGPVMRGPSSSHCAAALRIGRLARDLVGGDLQHVLIQFDESGSLPATHTSQGSDMGLFGGLLGWEAHDERLPNSRQHLIDNGIAFEFEYGNYGDAHPNTYRLTVCGEQESHTLIAISTGGGMIEVTSIDDFDVSMDGGFDETLVRLAEPASNEAIQTLDCESLAKELMADHVHVRTSDQNVMLQIQSSQRLEFATLQRSLPWESPEPIVRLAPVLPIRSRPNAEIPFQDCNTLTSQADVDSKPLWKWAVEYEMQRGGLTEREVLDRMIEIVQIARTSIESGLNGTEYADRVLGYQSGGFRDKLQSGQLLDAGALNQIVLYTTAMMEVKSSMGVIIAAPTAGACAALPATCLAMGESLSLSDEEIAKAFLAAGLIGVFIATAWSFAAEVGGCQAEGGSAAAMSAAALVTMAGGTTTQATGAASMALQNMLGLICDPVANRVEVPCLGKNVIAASNAISCANMCLAGFDPVIPLDETIDAARRVSERMPREHRCTALGGLATTPTSLQIEKRLQQCGTGCGCSGGPAPVQLDTKVPTAT; translated from the coding sequence ATGACGGTCAGCATCTTCAATGACGTCATTGGCCCAGTCATGCGAGGCCCCAGCAGTTCGCACTGCGCCGCCGCTCTTCGAATTGGACGCCTGGCCCGCGACCTGGTGGGCGGCGACCTGCAACATGTGCTGATTCAGTTCGACGAATCGGGATCACTTCCCGCGACCCACACCAGCCAAGGGTCCGACATGGGCTTGTTCGGCGGGTTGCTCGGCTGGGAAGCCCACGACGAACGCTTGCCAAACTCGCGCCAGCATCTGATCGACAATGGCATCGCATTCGAATTTGAATACGGCAACTATGGCGACGCTCACCCGAACACCTATCGCCTGACCGTTTGCGGCGAACAAGAATCCCACACGCTGATTGCGATCTCCACCGGCGGCGGCATGATCGAAGTCACCTCGATCGACGACTTTGATGTCTCCATGGATGGTGGCTTTGACGAGACCCTTGTTCGCCTGGCAGAACCCGCCTCGAACGAAGCCATCCAAACCTTGGATTGCGAATCGCTCGCGAAAGAGTTGATGGCTGATCATGTCCATGTAAGGACGTCCGATCAAAACGTGATGTTGCAGATTCAATCCAGCCAACGCCTTGAATTCGCGACGCTGCAACGATCGCTTCCTTGGGAAAGCCCTGAGCCGATTGTTCGCCTGGCACCCGTGCTGCCGATCCGCTCGCGTCCCAACGCTGAGATTCCCTTCCAAGATTGCAACACACTGACATCGCAAGCCGACGTCGACTCCAAACCACTTTGGAAGTGGGCGGTTGAATATGAGATGCAGCGAGGCGGACTGACCGAGCGAGAAGTTTTGGACCGCATGATCGAGATCGTCCAGATCGCTCGCACCAGCATTGAGTCCGGCCTCAACGGAACCGAATACGCCGACCGAGTGCTCGGTTATCAGTCCGGCGGCTTTCGCGACAAGCTGCAATCAGGGCAACTGCTTGATGCGGGTGCGCTGAACCAAATCGTGCTTTACACAACCGCGATGATGGAAGTGAAGAGTTCAATGGGTGTCATCATCGCCGCTCCCACAGCAGGAGCCTGCGCTGCCCTTCCCGCGACTTGCCTGGCGATGGGTGAATCGCTGTCGCTGTCCGACGAAGAAATCGCCAAGGCATTTTTGGCGGCAGGCTTGATTGGAGTCTTCATCGCGACTGCGTGGAGCTTTGCTGCGGAAGTTGGCGGTTGCCAAGCCGAAGGTGGCTCAGCCGCTGCAATGTCCGCGGCTGCCCTCGTCACGATGGCGGGCGGGACGACCACGCAAGCGACCGGCGCCGCATCGATGGCTCTGCAAAACATGCTGGGCTTGATTTGCGACCCCGTTGCCAACCGTGTCGAAGTCCCCTGCTTGGGCAAAAACGTGATCGCGGCCAGCAACGCAATCTCATGTGCCAATATGTGCCTGGCAGGATTTGATCCCGTCATTCCACTGGACGAAACCATTGACGCGGCTCGTCGAGTTTCCGAACGCATGCCCCGCGAACACCGCTGCACCGCCTTGGGCGGATTGGCCACCACGCCGACATCGCTGCAGATCGAAAAACGATTGCAACAATGCGGCACTGGTTGTGGCTGCAGCGGAGGACCGGCTCCCGTGCAGCTGGACACCAAGGTACCAACCGCGACTTGA
- a CDS encoding DUF1559 domain-containing protein: protein MGFLTALGISAVLIAACETQAQDQLRAVVQSDLLAESGPIEKIGGRYVPDDAIALLRITSESLWDNEMFQLFPTEVFRVQALETVGFDPMDVREVRASFAISPTTGQPEFGGVVMMDGNVDQAVLLEALDANPQPMQIDGRTVYQVQPSPPLILCQLEQNGAESEVWYIGTSEYLERVVQAKAEVIEAERGPLPNRVAKLPARDGLSLVVEMQSIRPMVSGLAMNAAGSLPPRLQVLGQVPGLTDAVLLHLGLVDQKTSVELTVVAIDESAAEQIELIVKDSLIEAEAMADAAIQNELNASDMSPAMRQATEAYAERITALVKDAIQPIREGTDLSIAVESEMGIATSGVLVGLLLPAVQAAREAARRMQSSNNVKQIMLAMHNHHSAYRELPLSAIVDDDGNPLLSWRVALLPFMDEQELYNQFKLDEPWDSDHNLPLAQQIPSVYQPLRKPVEPGHTIYQAVVGDSIGLKPMQRTGFREFLDGLSNSVLILETNADQAVLWTKPEDLNIDLDNPLKGLGSSWQGGFHVGMGDGAVKFITEEIDPDLFRKMLTRAGREVVDIP, encoded by the coding sequence ATGGGATTTCTAACGGCACTGGGAATTTCAGCGGTTCTGATTGCTGCCTGTGAAACACAGGCTCAAGACCAACTTCGGGCGGTGGTGCAGTCCGATTTGTTGGCGGAGTCGGGGCCCATCGAGAAGATTGGCGGGCGATATGTCCCCGATGATGCGATTGCGTTGTTAAGGATCACATCTGAATCTTTGTGGGACAATGAAATGTTCCAACTGTTCCCGACGGAAGTTTTCCGGGTGCAGGCACTGGAAACAGTGGGCTTTGATCCGATGGATGTCCGTGAGGTCCGGGCCTCGTTTGCGATTTCCCCGACGACCGGCCAGCCCGAATTTGGCGGCGTCGTGATGATGGATGGAAACGTTGATCAGGCGGTGTTGCTGGAGGCTCTGGATGCCAATCCTCAGCCGATGCAAATCGATGGCCGAACGGTGTACCAGGTGCAGCCTTCGCCTCCGCTCATTCTATGCCAGCTTGAGCAGAACGGTGCCGAGTCAGAAGTTTGGTACATCGGGACTTCTGAATATCTCGAACGTGTGGTTCAGGCGAAGGCGGAAGTGATCGAAGCTGAACGAGGCCCTCTGCCCAATCGCGTCGCGAAATTGCCGGCGCGAGATGGATTGTCTTTGGTGGTCGAAATGCAATCCATTCGTCCGATGGTCAGTGGGCTGGCGATGAATGCAGCCGGAAGTTTGCCGCCTCGGTTGCAGGTGCTCGGTCAGGTTCCTGGTTTGACCGATGCGGTGTTGTTGCATCTTGGGTTGGTCGACCAAAAGACATCAGTGGAATTGACCGTGGTGGCGATCGATGAATCGGCGGCCGAGCAAATCGAGTTAATCGTCAAAGACTCGCTGATTGAAGCGGAAGCGATGGCTGATGCTGCGATTCAAAATGAACTGAACGCGTCGGATATGTCACCGGCAATGCGGCAGGCAACGGAAGCGTATGCCGAGCGAATCACGGCCTTGGTGAAGGATGCGATCCAGCCAATTCGCGAAGGGACAGATCTGTCCATCGCAGTCGAGTCTGAAATGGGGATCGCGACCTCCGGCGTGTTGGTCGGATTGTTGTTGCCAGCCGTGCAAGCCGCCAGGGAAGCGGCTCGTCGAATGCAGTCATCCAACAACGTCAAGCAGATCATGTTGGCGATGCACAACCATCACTCGGCTTACAGAGAATTGCCTTTGTCTGCCATCGTGGATGACGACGGGAACCCATTGCTCAGTTGGCGAGTGGCTTTGTTGCCATTCATGGATGAACAGGAACTTTATAATCAGTTCAAATTGGATGAGCCTTGGGACAGTGACCATAATCTGCCATTGGCTCAGCAGATCCCTTCTGTCTATCAGCCGTTGAGGAAGCCCGTCGAACCAGGGCACACCATTTACCAGGCAGTTGTCGGTGATTCGATTGGACTCAAGCCAATGCAGCGAACTGGGTTCCGTGAATTCTTGGATGGCCTTTCGAACTCAGTCTTGATCTTGGAGACCAATGCGGATCAAGCTGTGCTGTGGACCAAACCAGAAGATCTAAACATCGATCTAGATAATCCACTGAAGGGACTGGGCAGTTCATGGCAAGGTGGATTCCATGTTGGCATGGGTGATGGTGCCGTGAAGTTCATCACTGAGGAGATCGACCCAGATCTTTTCCGGAAAATGCTGACGCGAGCGGGCCGCGAAGTGGTCGATATTCCGTAG
- the groL gene encoding chaperonin GroEL (60 kDa chaperone family; promotes refolding of misfolded polypeptides especially under stressful conditions; forms two stacked rings of heptamers to form a barrel-shaped 14mer; ends can be capped by GroES; misfolded proteins enter the barrel where they are refolded when GroES binds): MAKQIVFDDDARGPLLAGVSKLARAVRSTLGPRGRNAVLDKGWGSPKVTKDGVTVAEDIELDDPFENLGAQLVKEAASKTNDVAGDGTTTATVLSEAIFREGLKMVATGADPMALSRGIQKAVDTATAQIAKMATPINEKSKSDIKQVATIAGNNDPQIGDVLADAFTKVGKNGVITVEEGRSNETYVDVVEGMQFDRGFLSPHFVTNQDEVTVELDDCYILLFEEKISNNKKMIPLLEAISKAKKPLLIIAEDTEGEALATLVVNKMRGILSACAVKAPGYGDRRKAILGDIAALTGGKAIFKDLGIDLESVKVSDLGRAKQIRITSEATTIVGGAGKKADIEGRVAQIRREIEGTDSDYDREKLQERLAKLAGGVAQINVGAATETEMKERKALIDDARAATQAALEEGIVPGGGTALLRCRAAVEKLEKATEGDQKLGVRIIRNVLDQPMRAIANNSGLDGAVVVNRVLQMKGKTEGYDANADKYCDLVAAGIVDPAKVVRTSLTNAASVAALLLTTESLVTEIPVEEEPAGGDHHDHGMGGGMPDMGGMGMGGMGGMGGMGGMGGMM, encoded by the coding sequence GTGGCAAAGCAGATCGTTTTCGACGATGACGCACGCGGCCCATTGCTTGCCGGAGTCAGCAAGCTGGCCCGTGCCGTCCGCAGCACACTTGGCCCTCGCGGCCGCAACGCCGTTTTGGACAAAGGATGGGGCTCGCCCAAAGTCACCAAGGACGGCGTGACCGTTGCCGAGGACATCGAACTGGACGATCCGTTCGAAAACCTCGGTGCTCAACTGGTCAAAGAAGCCGCCAGCAAGACCAATGACGTCGCCGGTGACGGCACCACCACCGCCACCGTGCTCAGCGAAGCCATCTTCCGCGAAGGCCTGAAAATGGTCGCGACCGGAGCCGACCCAATGGCATTGTCGCGTGGCATTCAAAAAGCCGTCGACACCGCGACCGCTCAAATCGCCAAAATGGCGACCCCGATCAACGAGAAGAGCAAGAGCGACATCAAGCAAGTTGCCACGATCGCTGGCAACAACGACCCACAAATCGGTGACGTCCTCGCAGACGCCTTCACCAAGGTGGGCAAGAACGGCGTGATCACCGTTGAAGAAGGCCGCAGCAACGAGACTTACGTCGACGTTGTTGAAGGCATGCAATTCGATCGCGGATTCCTGTCGCCTCACTTCGTCACCAACCAAGACGAAGTCACTGTCGAACTAGATGATTGCTACATCCTGTTGTTCGAAGAAAAGATCAGCAACAACAAGAAGATGATTCCGTTGCTGGAAGCCATCAGCAAAGCCAAGAAGCCATTGCTGATCATCGCCGAAGACACCGAAGGCGAAGCTCTCGCCACTTTGGTCGTCAACAAGATGCGTGGCATCCTGTCGGCGTGTGCCGTCAAAGCTCCCGGCTACGGCGATCGCCGCAAAGCCATCTTGGGCGACATCGCTGCTCTGACCGGCGGCAAGGCAATCTTCAAAGACCTCGGCATCGACCTGGAAAGCGTCAAGGTTTCCGACCTCGGTCGCGCCAAACAAATTCGCATCACCAGCGAAGCGACCACCATCGTCGGTGGTGCTGGCAAGAAAGCTGACATCGAAGGCCGTGTCGCTCAAATCCGTCGTGAAATCGAAGGAACTGACAGCGACTACGATCGCGAAAAGCTTCAAGAGCGTTTGGCCAAACTGGCCGGCGGTGTGGCTCAAATCAACGTGGGTGCTGCAACCGAAACCGAGATGAAGGAACGCAAAGCCCTCATCGACGACGCTCGTGCCGCGACCCAAGCTGCACTCGAAGAAGGCATCGTCCCCGGTGGCGGAACCGCACTGCTTCGCTGCCGTGCTGCGGTTGAAAAACTGGAAAAAGCAACCGAAGGCGATCAAAAGCTCGGCGTGCGAATCATCCGCAACGTGCTCGACCAGCCAATGCGTGCGATCGCCAACAACTCTGGCCTGGACGGAGCCGTGGTCGTCAACCGCGTGCTTCAAATGAAGGGCAAAACCGAAGGTTACGACGCCAACGCTGACAAGTACTGCGACCTCGTCGCAGCTGGCATCGTCGACCCTGCCAAAGTGGTTCGCACCTCGCTGACCAACGCAGCTTCGGTCGCCGCTTTGTTGTTGACCACCGAATCTTTGGTCACCGAAATCCCCGTCGAAGAAGAACCAGCCGGTGGCGATCATCACGATCACGGCATGGGTGGCGGAATGCCAGACATGGGCGGCATGGGAATGGGTGGCATGGGCGGAATGGGAGGCATGGGTGGCATGGGCGGCATGATGTAA
- the dnaJ gene encoding molecular chaperone DnaJ → MATQTCYYEVLKVERTATKQQVDRAYRKLAIKYHPDSNRDDDSATAKFKEATEAYEVLSDANKRARYDQYGHAGVEGATQQYGDVEDIFEAFGDLFGGGGFGDFFGGGSRRGGGGRRRVRRGADVRCDVTLSLEEAARGCHKDIVFRRRVSCDTCDGTGAAAGSEPVTCTMCGGQGQVIQSAGILRVQTTCPTCKGAGKQIGEPCGKCRGTGTQNEKAEMNVEIPAGVDDGMRVRLQGEGEPSPDGGPNGDCYCFISVKEHNLFKREGQHLILQMPISYAQAALGAEINVPTLDGPHELTVPAGTPTGHVFTVRGQGIVDPRSGRTGDLLVQVFIEVPKKLNDKQQKLLRELADLDHDSVLPERTSFLDKLRHFFDPEPEDANTGSTDTEKDS, encoded by the coding sequence ATGGCCACCCAAACCTGCTACTACGAAGTGCTGAAGGTCGAACGAACGGCCACGAAGCAGCAGGTCGATCGCGCGTATCGAAAACTTGCCATCAAGTATCATCCCGACAGCAATCGGGACGACGACTCCGCGACGGCGAAATTCAAAGAAGCAACCGAAGCCTACGAAGTCCTCAGCGACGCGAATAAACGAGCTCGCTACGATCAATACGGTCATGCGGGTGTCGAAGGTGCGACGCAGCAATACGGCGACGTCGAAGATATCTTCGAAGCATTCGGCGACCTCTTTGGAGGCGGCGGCTTCGGTGACTTCTTCGGAGGAGGCTCCCGGCGTGGCGGTGGCGGACGACGACGCGTTCGACGCGGCGCGGATGTTCGCTGTGACGTCACGCTCTCGCTCGAAGAAGCCGCTCGCGGATGCCACAAGGACATCGTCTTCCGACGTCGCGTTTCCTGCGACACCTGTGACGGCACCGGCGCCGCCGCGGGCAGCGAACCAGTCACCTGCACCATGTGCGGCGGGCAGGGACAAGTCATCCAGTCCGCGGGCATCCTGCGTGTCCAAACGACCTGCCCAACCTGCAAAGGTGCGGGCAAGCAAATCGGCGAACCGTGTGGCAAATGCCGTGGCACGGGAACGCAGAACGAAAAAGCTGAGATGAACGTCGAGATCCCCGCCGGGGTCGACGATGGCATGCGAGTCCGCTTGCAAGGCGAAGGCGAACCGAGCCCCGATGGCGGCCCCAACGGCGACTGTTACTGCTTCATCTCCGTCAAAGAACACAACCTGTTCAAACGCGAAGGCCAGCATCTGATTTTGCAGATGCCCATCTCGTACGCCCAGGCTGCTCTCGGTGCTGAAATCAATGTGCCGACCCTCGACGGACCGCATGAACTGACCGTTCCCGCCGGCACCCCAACCGGGCACGTCTTCACCGTTCGCGGTCAAGGAATCGTTGACCCTCGCAGCGGAAGAACGGGAGACCTGTTGGTTCAGGTCTTCATCGAAGTCCCGAAAAAGCTCAACGACAAACAACAAAAATTGCTTCGCGAATTAGCCGATCTCGATCACGATTCGGTGCTTCCCGAACGCACATCGTTTCTCGACAAACTTCGTCACTTTTTTGACCCCGAACCGGAAGATGCCAACACCGGCTCAACCGACACGGAGAAAGACTCATGA
- the groES gene encoding co-chaperone GroES produces MATAKKINLRPLDDRVVVQPSEAEETTAGGIVLPDSAKEKPQRGTVVAVGPGKLLDSGNRGELSVSVGDVVIYGKYGGSEIEVDGHEMKILRESDILAKIG; encoded by the coding sequence ATGGCCACTGCTAAAAAAATCAACCTGCGTCCTCTCGATGACCGCGTCGTGGTTCAACCCAGCGAAGCCGAAGAAACCACCGCTGGCGGCATCGTGCTCCCCGACTCGGCAAAAGAAAAGCCACAACGCGGCACCGTTGTCGCTGTTGGACCTGGCAAGCTGCTCGATAGCGGCAACCGCGGTGAACTCAGCGTTTCGGTCGGCGACGTCGTGATCTACGGCAAGTACGGCGGAAGCGAAATCGAAGTCGACGGACACGAAATGAAGATCCTTCGCGAAAGCGACATTTTGGCCAAGATCGGCTGA